The following DNA comes from Photobacterium sp. DA100.
CGTCTTTTCCGGGGATGTGTGTTTTCATGATCGATCTCGTCACAAGGCAGGAAGTTAGATGGCGCGAAGTATAACTAATAATACAGCGGATGCCTAAATGTGAGCGAAATCAAGAACCAGAAACATTTTGTCGATATTTTGACCGCAATCCCACCTTGTGCTGACGAGCAGTGAAAGTAGTCACAGTTATTCCTTACTTCTTGTAGCAGAATGAATTGGTCAGATGAGATCCAACCACCTAATAATTCTGACATAAAATAGAAATTCACTACTTTTGTCGGTGGGCGTTCGTCTGTGTAGGCAAAAGTAGATGAAGTCAAAGAGGGATACGATGAAAGCAACAATAGCATCAAATATCGACGCGCTGCGTGATGACTATATTGCCGCAGTGAAGCGTTTGGTGGCTATTCCCAGTGTCTACCAGGAAGATGATAGCGGTAAGCCGTTTGGCAAGCCAATAGATGACTGCCTGGATGAAACACTGCGGCTATGCCACGACTTGGGGTTTGCCATCTATAAGGATCACAAAGGGTATTACGGCTATGCCGAAATTGGTGATGGCGAGCAAATGATAGGTGTGTTGGGCCATTTGGATGTGGTGCCAACCGGAGAGTTGTCGGCTTGGCACTCGGAGCCATTTAGCCCGGAGATCCGCGATGGTCGACTTTACGGGCGGGGAACTCAGGACGACAAAGGGCCGACGTTAGCCGCGATTTTTGCGGTCAAAGCCTTACTGGATAGCGGCGTGGTACTCAACAAGCGCATCCGCTTTATCTTCGGTACTGATGAAGAAACCCTTTGGCGCTGTATTGACCGCTACTTGGAAAAAGAAGAAGTCCCAAGCTGTGGTTTCACCCCTGATTCAGCCTTCCCGCTTATCCATGCTGAAAAAATGCTGATCCAGTCCTGGCTGCACGGGCCGGGTGATAACGTGCTGTCGCTGGCGTGCGGCGGCGCCCTCAATGCTGTCCCCGAGTTAGCCAAGTATGAAGGGCCGCTATGGGAAGAGCTCGCCTCGCAGCTCGATAAGCTGGGTTATGACTTTACCGCCGAAGATGCCGAGGTCACGGTGTTTGGCAAGGCGGCCCATTCCGCCGCCAGCGACATCAAAGGTGTCAATGCAATCGCCCGCCTTTGCTTGGCACTGCGCCACATAGGGGTAACCCATCCTGCCGTTAAGTTCGTGGCCGAACAGGTCGGGGAGGATGCCAATGCCAAAGAGATCTTCGGCCCGGTGGAGGATGTCAGCGGTCGGTTGACCTTCAATGTTGCTCAGTTGGAGATCAATGAGCAGGCCAGCAAGATCGGCATTGACATCCGGGTACCGGTAACTTTCGAAAAAGCGGACTTTGATAATGATATCCAGGCCGTGGCTGAGCAGTATGGTTTGCGCTACGAGGAATTTGATGTGCTACCTTCCTTGTATATGCCTGCAGAAAGCCCGGTGATCCAAACCCTGATGAGTGCCTATCAAGAAATCAGCGGGGATATGGACAGCGAGCCGATGACATCCGGTGGGGCAACCTATGCCCGTGCGATACCGAACTGTGTGGCTTACGGGGCAATTTTCCCCGGCCGCGATAAAGTTGAGCACATGCCGAATGAATATTTGATTATTGATGACATGCTCAAAGCAATGAATGTGTATGCCAACGCGATTTATCAGCTGCAGGGAGTAGAGCTATGACCACGACTACAGAGGCTGGCAAAATGAAACGTTCTTTCAAAATGCCGACTGTTTATACCATTCTTTTTTCCATTATTGCCCTTGTGGCATTGCTGACCTGGATCATGCCTGCAGGTAAGTATGACTACCTGGTCAATGGCACTGATGTGGTGATCCCGGCGGCCGAAGTGCTGGATTACGACGGCGGTGAGCGATTGCTGCCTATCCCTGGTACCTATCAGGAACTGGAATCTTCGCCACAGGGGGTGATTGATGTCTTGATGGCACCTATCAAGGGCTTCCACAAGGCTGTCGATGTTGCGCTGTTCGTCTTGGTGATCGGTGGTTTCCTCGCCGTGACCATGCGTACCGGTGCGATGGACTCCGGTGTGGCGGCGATCGTGCGCAAGTTCCGTGGACGCGAGCAGATGATGATCCCTGTCTTGATCACCCTGTTCGCACTGGGGGGCTCCACCTACGGGATGGCTGAAGAAACCGTGGCATTCTGGGCGGTGATCCTGCCGGTGATGGCGGTTGCGGGTTACGATCGCATGGTGGCTGCGGGTATCATCCTGCTGGGCTCAGGTGTCGGGGTACTGGCCTCGACCGTCAACCCATTTGCAACCGGTATTGCATCAGGCTTTGCCGGCCTGCCAATCGGCGATGGTATCGTACTGCGTGTTGTCCAACTGGCGATCTTGATTGTCCTGGCTTCTTGGTATGTGATGCGCTATGCCTCGAAAGTCAAAGCGGATAAAGCCAACTCTGTATTGGCGGATATCGAGTTCGATGACGAGTTCTCCCACGTTAGCGAAGATACCGGTGAGTTCACCACCAAACAGAAATGGACCATGGGGATTTTCTTCGGTGCCTTCTTGGTGATGATTTACGGTGTGATTCCTTGGGAAGACATGGGGATCACCGCGATTCCGACACTGTGGTGGTGGTTTGATGAGCTGTCGACCCTGTTCTTGGCCGCTGCCATCCTGATTGCGGTGATCAACCGCATGCACGAAGGCGAGTTCATCAAGACCTTCATTGAAGGGGCCAAAGATCTTATCGGCGTTGCGCTGGTGGTCGCGGTTGCCCGTGGTATCTACGTCGTGATGGATAACGGTGTGATCATCGATACTATCCTTAATTGGGCTGAGGGCGTGGTAACCGGCCTGTCTTCTGGTGTGTTCGTGGTCGTGACCTACTTCGTCCATATCGTGCTGAGCTTCTTTATCCCATCTACCTCGGGCCTGGCGACAGTGTCGATGCCGCTGATGGCACCGCTGGCGGACTTCTCGGGGAT
Coding sequences within:
- a CDS encoding M20 family metallopeptidase; the encoded protein is MKATIASNIDALRDDYIAAVKRLVAIPSVYQEDDSGKPFGKPIDDCLDETLRLCHDLGFAIYKDHKGYYGYAEIGDGEQMIGVLGHLDVVPTGELSAWHSEPFSPEIRDGRLYGRGTQDDKGPTLAAIFAVKALLDSGVVLNKRIRFIFGTDEETLWRCIDRYLEKEEVPSCGFTPDSAFPLIHAEKMLIQSWLHGPGDNVLSLACGGALNAVPELAKYEGPLWEELASQLDKLGYDFTAEDAEVTVFGKAAHSAASDIKGVNAIARLCLALRHIGVTHPAVKFVAEQVGEDANAKEIFGPVEDVSGRLTFNVAQLEINEQASKIGIDIRVPVTFEKADFDNDIQAVAEQYGLRYEEFDVLPSLYMPAESPVIQTLMSAYQEISGDMDSEPMTSGGATYARAIPNCVAYGAIFPGRDKVEHMPNEYLIIDDMLKAMNVYANAIYQLQGVEL
- a CDS encoding YfcC family protein; this translates as MTTTTEAGKMKRSFKMPTVYTILFSIIALVALLTWIMPAGKYDYLVNGTDVVIPAAEVLDYDGGERLLPIPGTYQELESSPQGVIDVLMAPIKGFHKAVDVALFVLVIGGFLAVTMRTGAMDSGVAAIVRKFRGREQMMIPVLITLFALGGSTYGMAEETVAFWAVILPVMAVAGYDRMVAAGIILLGSGVGVLASTVNPFATGIASGFAGLPIGDGIVLRVVQLAILIVLASWYVMRYASKVKADKANSVLADIEFDDEFSHVSEDTGEFTTKQKWTMGIFFGAFLVMIYGVIPWEDMGITAIPTLWWWFDELSTLFLAAAILIAVINRMHEGEFIKTFIEGAKDLIGVALVVAVARGIYVVMDNGVIIDTILNWAEGVVTGLSSGVFVVVTYFVHIVLSFFIPSTSGLATVSMPLMAPLADFSGIGRDLIITAYQSASGWINIFAPTAGHLVAGLALAKIPYERFLKWVMPFVIMVLVVTVVLLFAGAAMA